The Mesoplodon densirostris isolate mMesDen1 chromosome 8, mMesDen1 primary haplotype, whole genome shotgun sequence genomic interval GAatctttaattgtggcatgcgggatttagttccctgaccagggattgaacccaggccccctgcattgggagcgcacagtcttaaccactggaccgccagggaattcccacccccCAGTATTCTTATTGACCGAACTCCCTTGGAAAGATAGGGGCCTAATGGAAGATAAACAAGAGctatgtcctgggcttccctggtggcgcagtggttgagagtctgcctgccgatgcaggggacgcgggtttgtgccccggtccgggaagatcccacatgccacggagcagctgggcccgtgagccatggccgctgagcctgcgcatccggagcctgtgctctgcaacgggagaggccacaacggtgagaggcccacgtaccgcaaaaaaaaagctATGTCCTTAGGGCTTAGACAGCAAAGTAGCAGCTTGTGGGGATCTGGACATGGCCACTAGCTGCATCCCAGGGCTTGAGTAGGGATAGTTTGGCCTTAGAACTTAGAGAATGATGAACTTTCATTTGCCTTCTTTACAGGGCCTATTGGAGCCACCAATTCTGGGGCAAACAGTCCTTACCCAGTGGCTGATGTTCCCTCTGAAAGTTGATAATCTTGTAAAGTCGTGGTTTCCCAACCAGTTGCTGAAAAGCTCACATCCTCAAACTCCCTCTGGCCCCACCTTCTACTCTACAACCTTCCCAGTTTTAGACTCAGGCGGGGACACATTTCTCTTTCTACCTGGATGGACCAAGGTATTGCTGATggtgagggtggggctggggagtagGGTGGTAAGAGAGGAAAATCATGGGAGGGAGAGCAGAAATTATTCCTCTGATTGGAAACCCCAAAGGGGATAATTCTACCCCTTTGAGAGCTGATCCTTTatattcctctccttcctcctccccagggcCAAGCCTGGATCAACGGGTTTAACCTGGGCCGCTACTGGACAAAGAGGGGGCCACAACAGACCCTCTACGTGCCAAGACCCCTGCTGTTTCCTAGGGGAGCCCTCAACAAAATCACGTTGCTGGAGCTAGAAAACGTGCCTCTTCAGCCTCAAATCCAATTCCTGGATAGGCCTATCCTCAGTAGCACTATGCATAAGACATATATCTATCCCCTCTCAGCTGAAAGTGCCTCTGAACCAATGGAGTTAAGTGGGCACTGAAAGAAAGGTAACCCTTGGACCTGGGATATGGAGTGGGCAGGATCCCTTGGTGCTAGCCATGGTGACTATAAGGAAACAAAGGCCACAGGTCTGAATGTCAGTACAAGTGCGGTTCCCTTGCCAAACTTTATTGTGATTAAAGTTCCAGGGACAGTACCAGCTCCACACCCCTCTAGGGCCCTGCCTTCGCCCTGAACGTCCCTCACCCCAATCTTCCAAATACTCTCTGGTTTCGTGGGGAAGAAGAAACCTAGGGCCAGTGTGTATGTGCCCTCTCAGAGCCTAGAGTTGGCCCCAAGTGGAGCTGTAAGAGATCAGGAAGAGGGCTTCCCAGCCCGACAGCGATGATCCTGGAGGCAGCGTGTGGAGCGGAAAGAAGTCAAAGTAGTGAAAGGGAATATGAGGCCTTGGAGGGATGTCCCACAGCTCCAGTGGCATCTgaacaagaggaagaaaaatggctGGAGAGGTGTCCCAGAAACTTTCGAATCCAAGCCTTCCCTATCCCTCCTCCTGCCACTTCTGTTTTTATTCCAAAGGTTCCCAGATCATCTCAAATCCCTTCAACAGCCTTTCTGAGCACTGAGCGGGCACGCATTCTACTTGTCCCGAATGGCCTCTAACTCATCACAACCTACCCACTCATGCCCACCCCCTCTACGTACCGAATGCTGATGATGGCAGGGTCGGGGACCTGAGGGGTAGGGGCTCCCAAACGGGCAGCCAGTCGGCGCTCTGCAGCCAGAGCTCCCTGAGGGGAAGAGAAGTTGTGTTAAGGACAAGGCCCCAGTGGTGGAGAGGGTACCCAGGAAGTGATGCTGCACACTGGATCAGACCTCTAAGGAAGTGTTAGTGGGGAAGAAAGAACCTCCAGCCTCGCCTTCTCTCAGTCGCTGAGGGCGGCAAATCCCCGCTGCTCTTCTTGCTCCCACTGCTGCTCCTGCCGGTGCCGGTGCCGGTGCCGCTGGGCTGCCTTCCGCTCCCTTTTCTGAATGGCCTGCCGCGCCTCCATTTCTTCTGTCAGTGGCCCTGGCACCTGGAGGATTTCCGGGAAGGTATAAGGTAAGACCTATACAAACTATCCTTGgtaaaactgtaagaaaatagaaaagatctaGCCAGGATCTCTGATGCCTTCCCACTCTGCTGCTTCCTCTTCCAGCTGACCTGAGCTTTGCTGTAATCGTAAGCATCTGGATCCTTCTCCATGAAGCTCCGGAACTCATCACGTGTTGATCTGTCAGCTGCAACTGTGTACAGTGGCCGGGTCCGGGAGTCCCTAGGTGCGAAAACCCAAAAAATGAGTTCAACATCACCTGCCACCGGCTCCTCCCCACATCATCCAAGCAGACCAGGGGAAACACTGCCAAGTAGCTGGTGCCAAGATCATCGTCAGGAGGGGTCGGCACGAGGGCCCTTACCTACTGAGCCTCTCCTAGCTGTGGCAGCTGCGTGCAGGAGGGTCAAGCCACCAGAGCCCAAGGGGGCACTGAGCAGAGACAGAACTCCAGGGTCTAGGGGGCTGGCAGCTAGCCGGAGCTTCAGCATCCCCCATCTCCAGCTCGGCAAGCAGCCAAAAGCACATGCCAGAGCTCCAGCTGACCAGGGGACTTGGCCTCATCTGGGGAAGGCCCCAAAGGGGCCGACTCTGAAAAGGCCTCATCTTCTTGAGGTTGCTGGGAAAGAGTCATTTGCACCCCAGCCTCCAGGTCTTGGTTTCTCTCCCTcttattcctttttctcctcctctgcttGGGCAATACCTCAAATTCACGAAGACCCAGCATCCCCAGTGTCACCTCTACTAGCTCCAACTGTACCTGGGAGCCATCCTCTCTCCCTCTGACTCTGAACCTAGGGAAACATTTGCTATGTTAGATCCATCTCAGGAATAAGCAGAGGGTAGAAGGTTGTGGGCTGCCCCAGATGCACAAGAATGTACACAGAGAGATAATCCAGATCACTCGAAATAAAAGTGTTTGTATTTTGTCACCCAAGATAAAGTAGCCCATCAAGAGCTGAAGCCATTAGTATCACATGCAGAGATGAGGCTCGCAGCCCGGACAAGGACAGGCCCAGAAGAAGCTATGCAGGGACAAGAGTCCCTGGACATTCCCATGACAGCCTTAGGGTGGTGCACAACAGAGGAAAGCACCAGCAGTGACAGCCACGCAGGCCAACAGTCTGCAGCGAGGCAAGCAGCCCTTAGCCCAAAACCAGAGCATCCAAGAAGACAGGTAAATTATGTAAGATCCACACAGCACACATTCAAGCATCGACTTCATGCTAAGACTTTTCAAAGTACTAGAGATAACGTCGATGAACAAAAGAGATGATAGATTTGGAAAAGTCACAAAACGTGTAATTGCTACCACATACCCCACACTATAAacagacctgtgtgtgtgtgtgtagtatgtaAGGGTTTACCTATAAATAGGGAAGTGAATAAGTTATGACAGTAGGGGATTTGCCACTTCAGTTCTAGGACAGACCCCGAGAGAGATTTGACAATTGCCAGATGGTGCTCAAACCCCGTTTGGGAGCTTCCTCATTCCACCCGAGTGCCTCATTTTCATCACTGCggacctttctttcttcctcagtgGCCTTCCTTTCTCTCATTGTCTTCCAGTGTGTCTGAGGTAAATCCAACCTGACTGTCTCCCGGGGGTCTTCTCCTGCCATAAAACAAAAGATGGTTCTCAAATTTAGCTGAGGAGAAGCCAGCCCATCTTCATTTCTCTCAATGAAGATGCCATCAGACTGCAGTACGAGGGCTAGAAAATCATCTGGATGCACAAATGAGAAGCCGAGGCTTGGGCTGGGAGGTATGGGAAGGTCTAGGGAGTCTGGGGATCTGGACAGAAGGCTCACCATGGACATGCAAAGTGGTCAGCTTACGGAGCACACACTGTAGCTCTCGGAAGGTGGGTCTGCGGGTAGCGAGGGGGATATCCCAAAGTTGGGGATCCCCACACTGCAGGGGAGCCTCACGGCCTCCGAAGAACAAGGACCTGCCAGAGCGGGGTACACCCATCAGTATCATCCCAGCCTTCTCCAGCACCTTAGCCCCATCTGGCCCTGCCAGCAGGTCATGAACATCCTAGAGAAGGAAGTAACTCAGCCCTGCATCTCCTCACTTGCTACTTTTAAATCTCCAACCAAAAAATGACCCACAGATCATGTGTAGGGAGTGGGAGGTAGAAGATAAtggaggggctttcctggtggcagagtggttaagaatccgcttgccaatgcaggggacacaggttcgagccctggtccgggaagatcccacatgccgcagagcaactaagcccgtgcgccacaactactgaggctgcactccagagccctcgtgccacaactacttaagcccatacgcctagagcccatgttctgaaacaagagaagccaccgcaatgagaagcccgcgtaccgcaacaaagagtagcccccgctcgtcgcaactagagaaagcccacgcgcagcaatgaagacccaatgcagccaaaaagaaagaagataatggGAGAATGACAGGACTAAGACTCGTGGGCATTCACCCCATTCTACCTTCATCTACCCAAAAATAACCAAGACGGAGGATACAGGAGCCAGTCTCCCTACTGTAACATTTAATCAGTTGAGAGGGAAAAAGTGTGGATTAGAGGAGCACCAGATCTGGACACTTAACTCACCTTATATAGCATGTCTTCACTGTAGCGCCTCAGGTTGGCTCCAGCAGAGCGGGAAGCCGCACCCCGGGCATCCCAAAGCCCCTGGGCTGTGCCCCACTTGGCCCGCACTGTGTAGCGTTGAAAGGTCTTGTGTGTCAACACTTCTTGTCTGTAGACAGCACAGACTCAGTACTGGAAACCAGCTGGTACTCCCAGGCTACGAGGATCCATTCCATCCTTACCCCATGCAGCACCCTCTCACCCTTGGAAAACAGCACCAGCAAAGTGCCCAGCGGCAGCCATGAACACCACGCAGTCCCTGGGACCTCCGCTTTGCAGGTTCTGTAGCAGCAGTTCTGCTTCTCCTGGGGGCACCTGGATGACGGAGCAGCAGCACAAACATATCTGTGTCACTTACTGACAGCAAGAAATAAGTGCCAATGCAAAGTGCTTCACATGCATCATCTCTTTTAATACAACTTATTTGTCTCcgttttacaaataagaaaatttgAGGCTTGTGGAGGTAGTCAAGATCAAGTGGTAGAACCACGATTCAAACCTAGAATGGTCTATTTCCAAACTTAATTCCATTACACTTGACCCTTCTAAGACTCAAGCCAGTTCAATCCAAGACTGTGCTGTCAAGTGTAATACCCACCCccaacaggaaggaaggaaagaagtgagACATGGACTGTGCTGAAGGGAAATCTAGGCTGAGTGTACAGAAGGCTGGAGTTGACCATACAACCTGTGCTGGCACTTGCCTGGCAAGGGCTTAGGACACAGCAATAGGCATAATAAAACTGGCCCTGGGCATTTTGGAAAAGAACCCGATGTGGGTGGAAGCCTCGGGGTCAGTTAGGCTTCTCAAACTCAGCCCTCTCCTCATCCAGTATCTGCAGGTCCTCCTCACTGGCTGAGTCCGAGTCTTCTGATCCTGAGATGCTGGAAAGATCTCCTGAGAACAACATGAGATACACAAGTTTGGTGCCCCATCTTTGACCTTTCCTCAAGCTCCTAAACTAGGGTCtttctccatcctcatgacctatcCCCACACAGGTCTCCCAACAGTCAAAACCTGTGGAGCTCTGCTTTTCAAAGTCCAGGGCAGACAGGAGAGGCTTGTCCTTGAGATGCTGCTTTAGGTTAAACCGATGCCAGTCAAGCTTATAATGTTCCCTCTAGTTGGAGGCAAAGAAAGAAGCACAGTGTGGAAGCATGACCCAGCCTGGCCTTCTATGGTATCCAAGACCTCTAACAGAACTCCAGGAAGTATGACCAGGTAACACTAACTTTCTTAGTTAAAACATGGAACTTTATTCATTAAAGACAAATGTctacctctccccacccaccattACACCTCTGCTTCCACCATTTAGCTCTGTACCTGGTCTTTTACCTGTTCCTGGTGGTTCTGGAAGGTCTGGTCACAGGTTGAACAAAACAACTTCTCTGAAATATCCAGAGGACCCTGGAGTGGTTTTCTTTCTGGGCTTATTCTCTCCCCTGAACCTAAATAAGGAGAGGgtaaacagaggaagaaaaggagcctAAATCCACAGTATCTAGGATTACATTCAGTGTCTGATATACAAAGCAGAGGAGGATACAAAAAGAGATGGCATGTCCTTGCCTTCAAGGAATTTACAATCTAGTAATAATGAAGCGAATTGCACAGCAATTACTTTATACAATAAATATGCTTCTGAAAAGATGTACGTAACATGAATATAAATCAAACATTGTATGTAAATTAACCAAAGGGATTGTTTAGAGAAATCATAGAAAATGATTTCTGGTAaggttaaaattctttttaactaTGCAAAAATCACTTCCCAAATGCCACTTTTTAAGCTTATATTTCCAATTCCAGTGtgcagtttgttttttaaaaaggtacaagAGAAACAGCCAAACTAAAGCTGTATGAAACCAAGAGTAAGTTGTTTTATATTCAGCAAGAAGGAATGATTTGATTGGAATAGTTAAATTTGGACTATGTCCAGGAATTTTGAAGTGTTTTTGCAGGCAGTGGTGGTAACGTGATGAGGCATAAACAATGGCAAGAGATTTGTTTGGAGACAATTCAGGAGCCTGTTCTAGAAATCCAGAGATcgagtgaatttttttttgacCAAAATATATAGACTTTAATTTTACACGTACAAATGTTGCCTTAAATTCATAACAGTTAAGAAACATATACACCAACTTCAgcttaaaaggaaaagtaaaaaacaaacactctGCAGTTGAGGTTTGATCAATTTTATCCAGTAGAAGGAGATGTCAACAAGGGCTCCTAAGCTGGGAAACACCAATAAGAATGTGTTCCCTGAAGGCGCAATAAGCTCCAAAGAGCCCTGTCACGTCCCTCACGGGTCCATCCCAAACCTTCCCAGATACCTGGACAGGAAATCTGCAGAGCCTGGGCCAGAGCCTCCCCGGGAGCGTGGCTCACCAGGCGCAGGCCCTGAAGGACCGGAGTACCTGCCTTGAGGTCAAACAGGGAGACCGATACAGAAGCCTGGGCTGCAGCTGGAGCGGGGGACATGGCTGAGCAGAAAGGCGGTTAAGAAACAGAGCTCCCCAAAGCAAGATCCTATGCCGCGTCTCCCGCCAGCATGACTTGGTCTCCCCCACGCCGCAAGGCACCACGGCCCTCACCCTGGTGACAGGGGTTAATACGTGACCCCAGCCCGCTTTCTCACACCACCCAGTCTCGGACCACACAAGAGTGAAATGGCGCATTCAGCAACCAAATCCAGTCCAACAGAATTAAAATCACTGAGGTTCCTTAACCAACCGCTCCTCATTACCCATGCGACGACCTCCAGCAGTGACTAAACCGCGTGAACTCGTCCCCGCCCTCAGAAGCTGCCCCAAAGGTCCCGGGGAAGCGGAGTGACAGCCGTCTACAGTTCGAAGCACGGATTTCTACAAAAGCACAACAATCTCGTCACTACGGGGCAGCAAAGAGGACAAAAGGCCTCGCCCGCACCTGAACCCCTCCCCACGTAGAGCGCACAATTGGTCCCCTGACTTCCAAGGCCCGCCTCTAGCCTTTAATCCCGCCCCAGACGCCGAGATTGGCCGTCGTGTCTCCACCCGTCATGTTCATTGGTCAGGCTAACTGCGGGTGACAGTGAGTGGCAGACGCCGGGCCTACTGCTCCGGGTCCGGCTGAGCCCAGTGGAGCCGACGGAGACCCTGGAATCACTCGGGTCACCGTCCCTGAGGTGAAACGCGAGACCGGATACCGAAATCTCACGGCCCGGGTCGGGCCTGGCCAGGGGTGCCCTCGGAGCCCTAAGTGAGCCCGCGGCGAGTAACGGGGGAAGGGGCGccgcgggcggggcgggggcgcgcAGCCGGAATGTTTTGATAGCGGGGGCGTGCGGACGGGGGCGCGCGCGAGCGACGGGGCCGCGCGCAGGGTTGTCCGCTGTTGGGAGCCGAGCCTTTGGCCGGGGGCCGGGCGATCTGGGGGCGCGCTGGGCTCGGGTCGTGGCAGCTGGGTGTAGGGAGGCAACCCAGCCCACCTGCGGGTATCGGCTGTCGGACTGGATCGATTCCTCCAACGTTCGCAGGAACCCCTGAGTCCAGGCCCGGCTGTCAGGGGCTCTATGGGCCCTGGGTCTACACTGACCCAGTAAGTGGTGAGTTCCCTGAGGGCTTGGTCAGCTTAGGACCCAGGGTTCTCACTAGCCCAGGGAATCCCACCGGGGCCTGGCTGGGCAGGGCTCCACAGCCTCGGGGTCTGCACTGACTGGTTGAGTGCCACCTAGATCATGCCTAGCTCCAGGACCAAGGCAACCCACAGTTCACCGAGGATCTGGGTCTACACTGACCCAATCAGTATATCCCATCCAGGAACTCTGCCTGCCTGCTGGGCCTTTGGGGCTAGGGAAGCAAGGGAAGGAGTTGACCAGAAAGGTCCTCTTTAGAAAAGACTCTCTTCTTGGCTTTTGGGTTTGGGGCTTTGTGGACCCTGAACGGTCCATCTAATTTCTGAGGCCGAAGTGGGGCAATGGAGAAACAGTCCAGCCCTGTAGAGACTCAGTCTCCACGGGTTCATTAAGACACTTCTTGGGACCCTAGAGTTGAATGAGTGGCCATGTATAATACAACCAGAGGAAGTACGCATAGCCCTAGGCTGGAAGGGTGCCTCTTTCCCACTGCAGCCTCCCTGCCCCTTGCCTGGCCGCCCCTGAGTGTGGGGCGTGGGGGGGTGGTAGGGTTGGGTTTATTGCTGTTCCCACTCCCCACTCTCCGGGGCCTGACACCTTCTCCTCCAGCAGCTGCAGAGCCAGGGCATCGAGGGCTGGAGTGGAGCAGACACTGCCCATGGAGCTGGTAGGGCCATGTGCTTATCTCAAACCTCTGTTTACAAAGTGCTTCCAAACTGCTAGTCTCTTGGGAGACCAAGGTTTCTctaggaggggagggggaggacccCTTCTCTCCAGTGAATAGAAGATGAAGCAGACCCCCCACAGGGCCAGAATCTGCCTTCAGGCCAGCAAGGCCTCGGTAGACACTCGATAAAGGCTCTGGGAATGACTGACCTCATTGGTCAGTGAGGGCCTCCCAAGCCCTGAGCTTGCTGCTCTCCGTGGGTTACTGCTCTTTCTCTGCCTTTGATCCAAGAAGACTGGTAGTGGAGACCAAGCCCAGGATTCCTTCTCACTCATTTCTGGTCTAGTAGGCAGGGGAGAAGATGAACAGCACCAGGGGTCTGAACCTGGGTCTCTCCTTCCTCATTACCCACAGGTGGACAAGGAGGACAGGGGGCGGTGGTGATGGCGCAGTTTGACACTGAATACCAGCGCCTAGAGGCCTCCTACAGCGATTCACCCCCCGGGGAGGAGGACCTGTTGGTGCATGTCCCTGAGGGGAGCAAGTGTGAGTTCCTGGACATGACGGCcagagctggggcctggggggaGAATTGGTGGAGGAACACTGAGGGAGCAGGGGCTTCCACTTCTTCAGGGCTCTGACGTCTCTGCTTCTGTACCCACAGCACCTTGGCACCACATCGAAAACCTTGATCTCTTCTTCTCTCGAATatcctttgtgtctctgtgttggAGCTCTGGGACCTTTAGCCCCTCTCTAAGCCAGGCCCCTGATGAGAAGTCGGTGTGGGTATGGTTCTAATCCTTTCCAGGCACCTTGAGCCTGAAGGAGGCTAGAGAAGTAATGATCATTATAAATAATGGTACCTCACATTTATCAAGAGCTACGTGCCTTGCATTTTGTAGTGTTGGTTTATAAGGAACCTCTCTAAGCGTGATTCTCCTTTTTGATGGTATGCTGATAACCATAATAATTAATGTCATTTGACTTATTCTGTGTCACTTCTGTGTTAAATACCTTATATGCACTATCTCAGACCTAATAATCCTATGAGGCAGGTGCTATTATTCCCAAAACACCACTACAGACaaaagcttagagaggttaagtaacttggccaaagTTACACAGCTTGAAAGTCATAGAGCCAGGACTTCAGCTCAAGTATGTGGCACCAaagtctgtacttttttttttttaatttttaaattttttaatgccgtgttgggtcttcatttctgtgcgggctttctctagttgtggcaaccaggggctactctctgttgcggtgcacgtacttctcattgtggtggcttctcttgttgcagagcacaggctctaggagcatgggcttctgtagttgtggctcacgggctctagagctcaggctcagtagttgtggcgcacgggcttagttccatgtgggatcttcccagaccagggatcgaactcatgtcccctgcattagcaggcagattcttaaccactgcgccaccagggaagtccctgtgctctTAATTGCTGTCTATACAGACCACTTTTTCTTAGCAATTACACGTTTATAATCTACACCAGAAGAATGGCTTCACTTGTATGCTCATCGGGGAGATCTTTGAGCTCATGTAAGTATAAGAAGGGATGGACGATGTGGTGAAGGAATACATTTCAGTGTTTCCTCTCTTCGAGCTCAACGCCTGGCCCAAACCGCCAATGCAAGTCAGTCCTAGGCTCAAAACTCTGCAAACATTTATAGTTTAAGGACTGGGTGTGACGCCGTTTTACAGCCTTATCTTTTTTAATCTCGCTTATAAGGAAAGCTTTCCAAGTCCTGTCTCTTCCACAAAGAGAAGTCAGACTTGATCATTTCATCAGAGCTCCAGTGGAATGGGCATGGTTCAGGCAGGAGGTGCCAGCCActtacttgagaaaaatgtctcTGTTCTGCCTTGGTTGCACCTTAGGCCTGCTGCTGAGTAGAGAGCCTGCTAGGAGGGAGGAGCCATATAGCTTTGCCAAATGTCAAGGGGTTGCGAAACCTTCCCTCCGTAAGCAAAGAGTTCAAATCCGCAAAGGGCTTCTAACTACCGTCTCAAAAGGAAATCAGGTACTGGGGACCACAGACCACAATTTAAGACCTTTGAAAGAGTCCAGCGACTGGCGGCAGAGATTACTATGAGGTAGAAAAGCAGGCTGATTCTGTGGTGCCTGAAGCTAAGAGCAAAAAATAGGAGCTGGCTTGGGTTCCCTGGGGCCAAGCAGTAGAGAGAGCCCACGGGGAGTTCTCCAGCCCATTTCCCCAGAGGCTGCTCCCTAATCTTGGTCTGGGGCTTCCAGACTCTGCCTTGTTCCCATGTTATTTCGCTGGTATCTCTCTGACTCTCGGGCTGCGCCCTCTCTGCCCAACTCCCCAGGCAGTTCCTCTTTGTGGTTGCGTTCACCACCTTCCTGGTCAGCTGTGTGGACTACGACATCCTATTTGCCAACAAGATGGTGAACCACAGTCTTCACCCTACCGAGCCTGTCAAGGTTACTCTGCCAGATGCCTTTTTGCCTGCCCAAGTCTGTAGTGCCAGGTAAGTGCTGCAGTTCAGAGGGCACCAGAGCCTGTTGTTCAGCCAGCAGGTGGGGAATGGAGTGGAGTGTGAGGCAGTGACATTccccagaacacaggctcaggCTCAGCCTCTCCAGATCCTTCAGGACAGCAGCATGTCTGCCAAGGCTCCTCAAGGGccactcctcctccccttcttttCCCCACCAGGATTCAGGAAAATGGCTCCCTTATCACCATCCTCGTCATTGCTGGTGTCTTCTGGGTTCACCGGCTCATCAA includes:
- the ANKZF1 gene encoding LOW QUALITY PROTEIN: tRNA endonuclease ANKZF1 (The sequence of the model RefSeq protein was modified relative to this genomic sequence to represent the inferred CDS: inserted 1 base in 1 codon; substituted 3 bases at 3 genomic stop codons), producing the protein MSPAPAAAQASVSVSLFDLKAGTPVLQGLRLVSHAPGEALAQALQISCPGSGERISPERKPLQGPLDISEKLFCSTCDQTFQNHQEQREHYKLDWHRFNLKQHLKDKPLLSALDFEKQSSTGDLSSISGSEDSDSASEEDLQILDEERAEFEKPNXPRGFHPHRVLFQNAQGQFYYAYCCVLSPCQVPPGEAELLLQNLQSGGPRDCVVFMAAAGHFAGAVFQGQEVLTHKTFQRYTVRAKWGTAQGLWDARGAASRSAGANLRRYSEDMLYKDVHDLLAGPDGAKVLEKAGMILMGVPRSGRSLFFGGREAPLQCGDPQLWDIPLATRRPTFRELQCVLRKLTTLHVHGEDPRETVRLDLPQTHWKTMRERKATEEERKVRSDENEALGWNEEAPKRGLSTIXEDGSQVQLELVEVTLGMLGLREFEVLPKQRRRKRNKRERNQDLEAGVQMTLSQQPQEDEAFSESAPLGPSPDEAKSPGQLELWHVLLAACRAGDXGMLKLRLAASPLDPGVLSLLSAPLGSGGLTLLHAAATARRGSVGDVELIFWVFAPRDSRTRPLYTVAADRSTRDEFRSFMEKDPDAYDYSKAQVPGPLTEEMEARQAIQKRERKAAQRHRHRHRQEQQWEQEEQRGFAALSDXEKGALAAERRLAARLGAPTPQVPDPAIISIRCHWSCGTSLQGLIFPFTTLTSFRSTRCLQDHRCRAGKPSS